One stretch of Niallia sp. XMNu-256 DNA includes these proteins:
- a CDS encoding mechanosensitive ion channel family protein — MFLSFEKPIQWLFILLGIFLAAWQLPFFDHTHTLFIKLIKSAIIFLVGWGFFNLSSSSSLIFARLNERFNFGVDEILIPFLSKLLRAIIVIVIFSAIAAEFNYNVVGLVGGLGLGGLAFALAAKDALSNFFGGVIIITEKPFTIGDWILTPSVEGTVETITFRSTKIRTFAQGLVTVPNAKLANENITNWSEMGKRRIVFSLSVSYETPKEKLEDVISKIDFMLKNHSGVDQDTIVSKFDKYGDNGLDIYIYFFTKTTVWLDFLEVKEQINYKIMDILENEEVSLAVPNRKLYVNSKAEGYRKVTFKPLKSST; from the coding sequence ATGTTTTTATCATTTGAAAAACCCATTCAGTGGCTGTTTATTCTATTAGGAATTTTTTTAGCCGCTTGGCAGCTCCCTTTTTTTGATCATACACATACGTTATTTATAAAATTAATAAAATCCGCTATTATTTTTCTTGTAGGTTGGGGTTTTTTTAACTTATCATCTTCATCCTCACTTATTTTTGCAAGGCTTAACGAAAGATTCAATTTTGGAGTTGATGAAATTCTCATCCCTTTCTTATCTAAATTATTGCGAGCTATTATTGTGATTGTCATCTTTAGTGCGATTGCTGCAGAATTTAATTATAATGTGGTTGGTTTGGTTGGAGGTTTAGGATTGGGCGGACTTGCATTTGCCCTAGCTGCTAAAGATGCACTCAGTAATTTTTTTGGAGGAGTTATAATCATTACAGAAAAACCTTTTACAATTGGAGATTGGATTTTGACACCTAGCGTAGAAGGTACTGTTGAGACAATTACTTTTAGAAGTACAAAAATACGAACATTTGCACAAGGTCTTGTTACGGTACCAAATGCAAAATTAGCAAATGAAAACATAACGAACTGGAGTGAAATGGGAAAAAGGCGGATTGTATTCAGTTTAAGTGTATCGTATGAAACACCCAAGGAAAAGTTAGAAGATGTTATTAGTAAGATCGATTTTATGTTGAAAAATCACTCTGGAGTCGACCAAGACACAATTGTTAGTAAGTTTGATAAATATGGAGACAATGGATTAGATATTTACATTTATTTTTTCACAAAAACAACAGTCTGGTTAGATTTCTTAGAAGTCAAGGAACAAATCAACTATAAAATAATGGATATTCTTGAAAATGAAGAGGTTTCTCTTGCCGTTCCTAATAGAAAGTTATATGTAAATTCAAAAGCAGAAGGATATCGTAAAGTCACATTTAAGCCTTTAAAGTCAAGTACCTAA
- a CDS encoding response regulator, with product MENSMMKLTQQKNYTEKSNNTVSKNVNILMVDDHPENLLALEAVLSSPNYQLVSATSGKEALKYLIKQEFAVILLDVQMPGLNGFETAKLIRAREKTKHTPIIFITAISQDRENVQRGYSVGAIDYIFKPFHPETLKQKIEKFVEIHQKYEEKISHTEEQYSMELEEIRREQFIDLEKMVEERTFEFLSANEKLKQEIKERKKIAEHLLASQERFRKVFHASPNLMAIVSTKDETYIDVNTSWLQYTGYLYDDLNNQRFHLAQFVEEETENPIRLEQPIRNMKIQYRTKKGDKRSGLLSSEMIDIDSEPCILLVLTDITEKVLLEKGISRLDQLNLIGEMAAGIAHEIRNPMTTVYGFLQIAKGGQVSNEYIDLMLAELDRANSIITEFLNLAKNKVSHKKMYELNAIIESLFPLMQAEALRSGKQVVLQLDPNCTDIFIDEKEIRQLILNIALNGFDAMTSGGKLTIGTYNDEHAVILTIRDTGPGISPEVLEKMGTPFFTTKDNGTGLGLAICFSIAKRHGADINIDTSPNGTTFSIRFTKNSEKGFA from the coding sequence ATGGAAAATTCTATGATGAAACTGACGCAACAGAAAAACTATACCGAAAAATCCAATAACACCGTCTCAAAAAATGTAAACATTTTAATGGTTGATGATCATCCAGAGAATTTACTTGCGCTAGAGGCAGTGCTTTCATCCCCTAACTATCAATTAGTCAGTGCAACATCAGGAAAAGAGGCATTGAAATACCTCATCAAGCAAGAATTTGCCGTGATCTTGCTTGATGTACAAATGCCTGGGTTAAATGGCTTTGAAACAGCAAAATTGATTCGCGCACGGGAAAAAACGAAGCATACACCGATTATTTTCATTACTGCGATTAGCCAAGATCGGGAAAATGTTCAACGTGGTTACTCTGTAGGGGCCATTGATTATATTTTTAAACCCTTTCATCCTGAAACATTAAAACAGAAAATCGAAAAGTTTGTTGAAATCCATCAGAAATATGAAGAAAAGATTAGCCACACAGAAGAGCAGTATTCCATGGAACTAGAGGAAATAAGAAGGGAACAATTCATTGATTTAGAAAAAATGGTGGAGGAACGAACATTCGAGTTTCTATCAGCCAATGAAAAGTTAAAACAAGAAATTAAGGAGCGGAAAAAGATTGCCGAACACCTCCTCGCATCCCAAGAACGTTTTCGCAAGGTTTTTCATGCCAGTCCGAATTTAATGGCGATTGTTTCTACAAAAGATGAAACGTATATCGATGTGAATACAAGCTGGCTACAGTATACAGGATACCTTTACGATGATTTAAATAATCAAAGATTTCACTTAGCTCAATTTGTAGAAGAGGAAACAGAGAATCCAATCCGTTTAGAGCAACCCATTCGAAATATGAAAATTCAATATCGGACGAAAAAAGGGGATAAACGCTCTGGTTTACTATCATCGGAAATGATAGATATCGATTCCGAACCTTGTATTCTATTAGTATTAACTGATATTACGGAAAAGGTTCTTCTTGAAAAAGGAATATCCCGGCTCGACCAATTAAATTTAATCGGAGAAATGGCAGCCGGAATTGCTCATGAAATTCGAAATCCGATGACAACGGTTTATGGATTTCTTCAAATTGCAAAGGGTGGACAAGTATCAAATGAGTATATTGATTTGATGTTAGCTGAATTAGATAGGGCCAATTCCATTATTACCGAGTTTCTAAATTTGGCTAAAAATAAGGTTAGCCATAAAAAGATGTATGAGTTAAATGCCATCATTGAATCTTTATTTCCGTTAATGCAAGCGGAGGCCCTACGTTCCGGCAAACAGGTCGTCCTTCAACTAGACCCAAATTGTACGGATATTTTTATCGATGAAAAAGAAATTCGGCAATTAATATTAAATATCGCTTTAAATGGATTTGATGCGATGACAAGTGGCGGAAAACTAACTATTGGAACATACAATGATGAACACGCTGTCATTTTAACCATCCGTGATACCGGACCGGGAATTAGCCCTGAGGTGCTTGAGAAAATGGGCACGCCGTTTTTTACAACAAAGGACAATGGGACAGGTTTGGGGTTGGCCATCTGTTTCAGCATTGCGAAGCGTCATGGAGCAGATATTAATATCGACACCAGTCCTAATGGTACAACCTTCTCAATTCGCTTTACAAAAAATAGCGAAAAGGGTTTTGCGTAA
- a CDS encoding cytochrome ubiquinol oxidase subunit I, which translates to MDDLLIARSLFGTTMAFHIIFATIGVGLPLMILIAELLYQKTKDQDYVVMAKRWTKAFAVLLGVGIPTGTIAGTQLSLLWPGFMEVIGRVMPLPFQIEIYAFFIEALFMSIYVYAAERIAPWMRIVSLILVAIGALASAVLITNVHAFQGTPAGFRYENGEFVDIDPWAAFFNPSFFVTAGHVALSAYVVGAFVVCSVAAFKMMKNESGSRIYLFHQKALKIGLVVGCIFAFLTALNGHSAAQYLHEYQPEKLAAAEGLFETQSHAPLAIGGFTDPETKEIKGAIEIPWALSFLAGNSFDTVVVGLNDFPEELWPPLFIHTLFNAMVGIGSLLILIPILVFAWHKLLKKKQYPKLMLWTLVTTGPLAVLAIEFGWIFACTGRQPWVIYRILSTAESATTATNLSTLFILFISVYIILAIAVVFVLLYYFRKNTELDDLERAENKNVRLFSSNS; encoded by the coding sequence ATGGACGATCTTTTAATAGCCCGTTCTTTATTTGGTACAACGATGGCATTTCATATTATCTTTGCAACAATAGGAGTAGGGTTGCCGTTGATGATACTGATTGCTGAGTTGCTTTACCAAAAAACGAAAGATCAAGATTATGTCGTAATGGCTAAGCGTTGGACAAAGGCATTTGCAGTCTTACTTGGAGTTGGTATCCCAACTGGTACGATTGCTGGAACCCAATTATCGTTACTTTGGCCTGGTTTTATGGAAGTCATCGGTCGGGTCATGCCGCTTCCTTTTCAAATTGAAATCTATGCCTTTTTTATAGAGGCCCTGTTTATGTCGATCTATGTTTATGCAGCAGAAAGAATCGCTCCTTGGATGAGAATCGTAAGCCTCATCCTAGTCGCTATCGGTGCATTAGCTTCAGCCGTATTGATTACGAATGTCCATGCTTTTCAGGGGACTCCTGCAGGCTTCCGATATGAGAATGGGGAATTTGTAGACATTGATCCTTGGGCTGCATTCTTTAACCCAAGCTTCTTTGTAACTGCTGGGCACGTTGCATTGTCCGCTTACGTTGTTGGAGCTTTTGTTGTATGTTCTGTTGCCGCTTTTAAAATGATGAAAAATGAATCTGGGTCTAGAATTTATCTTTTTCATCAAAAGGCATTGAAGATTGGTTTAGTGGTCGGGTGTATTTTTGCTTTCTTAACCGCACTAAATGGGCATTCTGCTGCTCAATATTTACATGAATACCAACCAGAAAAGCTAGCTGCTGCAGAGGGACTATTTGAAACTCAATCACATGCGCCACTTGCCATCGGTGGTTTTACAGATCCAGAGACGAAAGAAATAAAAGGGGCTATTGAAATCCCTTGGGCGCTAAGCTTTCTTGCTGGAAATAGCTTTGATACCGTCGTTGTTGGTTTGAATGATTTTCCTGAGGAGCTTTGGCCACCATTATTTATCCATACTCTTTTTAACGCAATGGTTGGAATTGGTTCGTTGCTTATCCTTATTCCCATACTCGTGTTTGCTTGGCATAAACTATTAAAAAAGAAGCAATATCCAAAACTCATGCTTTGGACACTCGTTACGACAGGTCCATTGGCCGTGCTTGCTATTGAATTTGGATGGATATTTGCTTGTACGGGTCGCCAGCCATGGGTGATTTACAGGATATTATCAACAGCTGAGTCAGCAACAACGGCAACGAACTTAAGTACATTATTCATCTTGTTTATTTCTGTATACATTATTTTAGCGATTGCCGTTGTGTTTGTATTGTTGTACTACTTTAGAAAAAATACAGAGTTAGATGATCTCGAGCGTGCAGAAAATAAAAATGTCCGTTTATTCAGTTCAAATTCATAG
- a CDS encoding response regulator, which yields MKFKIKLYASIGAIILLISISVIYLMNLLEQSMVNMHVVVNDLYERIEIATDIKNETDVFTRVGKEMIDNSLVELDATRVNHWERSNLAINQKIELLKDKDKQDISKELLEKYRILLQSYNESIQHGVTMKSIDQNVEIDQKLFDDLDLKRERMLQVTNLLVGLQEQEMKNELLTSRETYNVAVSTIYIYLALTIIVGAGLVILLISRMTKNLHYVTSVMEGIRESNAEQLPRIELSTNDEIGSIANAYNKMVSELEIHSQHEKKLLEEAEEQSWRQTQITEIVRMYPEAKDLNMLAQGFMSKIVPMVAASFGAFYIKSSEEEETLLKRLATYALPRDDKRYESFRLGEGLVGQCALEKKPILLNDVPDNYLKIRSGIGESTPTSIIIFPILYEGETLAVIEIASFESFMDSHIKLLREVVGTFGIAINSISNHMKAERLLQESQSLTEELQVQSEELQLQQEELRTTNEKLEEQYTASEQKKKELEKVKLALEEKAQQLEVSSHYKSEFLANMSHELRTPLNSLLILAQILTENSEGNLTEKQQEYIRTIYTSGNDLLLLINDILDLAKVESGKLEIIHNEVNLDEVKEQLMMHFLPVARQKGLEFTIQWDADTQQSLYSDQHRLLQILNNFLSNSFKFTEQGNVTLDIHHESKDIVPRGQGADHTSEFLAFSVVDTGIGIPKEKQEAIFEVFRQADGTTSRKYGGTGLGLAICRELASLLGGFIELSSSEGKGSKFTLYLPIQPPNRQIEMLESFEEAAVSLEDDDYSFDLLSEEPTSLTEQENSFLQNKKVLIIDDDFRNVYALTIALEKVGMEIIAAENGYEGIDMLQKNPDADIVLMDIMMPEMDGFEAIKRIRQMPSYQSLPIIALTAKAMKKSREECLEAGANDYISKPINIDQLFSLMNVWLYQKRG from the coding sequence ATGAAATTTAAAATAAAGCTATATGCGAGCATTGGTGCGATCATATTGCTTATTTCAATTAGTGTTATTTATTTAATGAATTTGCTTGAACAATCCATGGTTAATATGCATGTAGTCGTCAATGACCTATATGAACGAATTGAAATTGCAACTGACATTAAGAATGAAACAGATGTTTTCACACGAGTTGGCAAGGAAATGATTGATAATTCGTTGGTGGAGCTTGATGCAACAAGAGTAAATCATTGGGAAAGGTCAAACTTGGCAATTAATCAAAAGATCGAGCTTTTAAAAGACAAGGACAAACAAGATATTTCGAAGGAGTTACTAGAAAAATATCGAATCTTGCTTCAATCCTATAACGAATCGATTCAGCATGGGGTCACCATGAAATCCATTGATCAAAATGTAGAAATCGACCAAAAGCTTTTTGATGACCTTGATCTTAAAAGGGAAAGAATGCTGCAAGTGACCAACCTTCTTGTGGGGTTACAGGAACAGGAAATGAAAAATGAACTTCTTACATCAAGAGAAACTTACAATGTTGCAGTATCAACGATTTATATTTATCTTGCTCTTACAATCATTGTAGGTGCTGGTTTAGTAATATTGCTGATTAGTCGAATGACAAAGAATCTTCACTATGTAACATCTGTTATGGAAGGAATTCGTGAAAGCAATGCTGAACAATTGCCGAGGATCGAGCTTTCCACGAATGATGAGATTGGTTCCATTGCCAATGCGTATAATAAGATGGTTTCTGAACTTGAAATTCATAGTCAACACGAAAAGAAATTGCTAGAGGAAGCGGAAGAACAGAGCTGGCGACAAACGCAAATTACAGAAATCGTTCGGATGTACCCAGAGGCAAAGGATTTAAATATGTTGGCTCAAGGGTTTATGTCAAAGATCGTCCCAATGGTAGCTGCTAGTTTTGGTGCTTTTTATATAAAAAGTTCTGAAGAAGAAGAAACGCTTTTAAAAAGATTAGCAACTTACGCCTTACCAAGGGACGATAAGAGATATGAATCTTTCCGACTTGGAGAAGGACTTGTTGGTCAATGTGCACTTGAAAAGAAGCCGATTCTATTAAATGATGTACCCGATAATTATTTAAAAATTCGTTCAGGAATAGGAGAAAGCACGCCAACTAGCATTATTATTTTTCCTATATTATATGAAGGGGAAACGCTGGCTGTTATTGAAATCGCCTCCTTTGAATCCTTCATGGACAGTCACATAAAGCTTCTCAGGGAAGTGGTAGGAACATTTGGAATTGCAATCAATAGTATTTCAAATCATATGAAAGCAGAAAGGTTATTACAAGAATCACAAAGCTTAACAGAGGAACTACAAGTCCAATCTGAGGAACTGCAGTTGCAGCAGGAAGAATTAAGAACAACGAATGAAAAGCTTGAAGAACAGTACACTGCTTCTGAGCAAAAGAAAAAGGAACTAGAGAAAGTAAAGTTGGCATTGGAAGAAAAGGCTCAGCAATTAGAAGTGAGCTCCCACTATAAATCTGAATTTCTAGCTAATATGTCTCATGAGCTTCGAACCCCATTGAATAGTTTACTGATACTGGCGCAAATCCTTACTGAAAACAGCGAAGGCAATTTGACAGAAAAGCAACAAGAATACATTCGTACCATCTATACTTCCGGAAATGATCTTCTGCTGCTAATCAATGATATTTTAGACTTGGCTAAGGTAGAGTCGGGAAAATTAGAGATCATTCACAATGAGGTGAACTTAGACGAGGTTAAGGAACAATTGATGATGCATTTTCTGCCAGTAGCGAGGCAAAAAGGCTTAGAATTTACGATTCAATGGGATGCAGATACTCAACAAAGTTTATACAGTGATCAGCATCGTTTGCTTCAAATATTAAATAATTTCTTGTCTAATTCCTTTAAATTTACAGAGCAGGGAAATGTAACCCTTGATATTCATCATGAAAGTAAAGATATTGTTCCGAGAGGTCAAGGGGCTGACCATACGTCTGAATTCCTGGCATTCTCTGTGGTTGATACAGGGATTGGCATCCCGAAAGAAAAGCAGGAAGCCATCTTTGAAGTGTTTAGACAAGCAGATGGAACGACGAGCCGAAAGTACGGCGGCACGGGGTTAGGACTCGCCATTTGCCGTGAATTGGCCAGTTTGTTAGGAGGTTTCATCGAGTTATCCAGTAGTGAAGGAAAAGGCAGCAAGTTTACTCTTTATTTGCCGATCCAACCACCGAACAGACAAATCGAAATGTTGGAGTCTTTTGAGGAAGCGGCAGTAAGTCTCGAAGATGATGATTATTCATTTGATTTATTGAGTGAGGAACCTACTAGCCTAACGGAACAGGAAAACTCATTTTTACAAAATAAAAAAGTGCTGATTATTGATGATGATTTCCGTAATGTATACGCATTAACGATTGCACTCGAAAAGGTAGGGATGGAAATTATCGCAGCGGAGAATGGATATGAAGGAATTGATATGCTGCAGAAAAATCCGGACGCGGATATCGTCCTAATGGATATTATGATGCCTGAGATGGACGGATTTGAGGCCATTAAAAGAATTAGGCAAATGCCGAGCTATCAGTCTTTGCCCATCATTGCTCTTACAGCAAAGGCGATGAAGAAGAGCAGAGAAGAATGTTTAGAAGCAGGGGCAAATGATTATATCAGTAAGCCAATTAATATTGATCAATTATTCTCACTCATGAATGTGTGGTTGTATCAAAAGAGAGGATAA
- a CDS encoding protein-glutamate O-methyltransferase CheR, with the protein MDIMTHEQVQKEEIEQIEADMLLESIYRCYGYDFRNYSKPFILRRLLNRVHKENAASISALQERVLRNPMLMKEIASDLSINVTEMFRDPSFFQTFRQKIIPIVKEYAEIRIWHAGCASGEEVYSMAILLQEEGVYEKARIFATDINGRMIQQAKKGAFCLANMQQYTKNYMEAGGTKSFSEYYKVAGGQAVFNPLLQKNIVFAEHNLVTDTSFNEFDIIICRNVLIYFNQTLQNEVHKLFYESLSLYGFLCLGKREGVRLTTYGKFYDETDATEKLYRKIQ; encoded by the coding sequence ATGGATATCATGACGCATGAACAAGTACAAAAAGAAGAAATCGAACAGATTGAAGCCGATATGTTGCTCGAGTCTATTTACCGCTGTTATGGATATGATTTCAGAAATTACTCGAAGCCATTTATATTGAGAAGACTTCTAAATCGAGTTCATAAGGAAAATGCAGCAAGCATTTCAGCGCTTCAAGAAAGGGTCCTGCGTAACCCGATGTTAATGAAAGAAATAGCCTCTGATCTGTCTATAAATGTAACCGAGATGTTTCGTGATCCGTCATTTTTTCAAACATTTCGGCAAAAGATCATTCCCATTGTAAAAGAGTACGCGGAGATTCGAATTTGGCATGCGGGTTGTGCCAGTGGTGAAGAAGTTTATTCAATGGCCATTCTTTTGCAAGAAGAGGGAGTTTATGAGAAAGCGAGAATCTTTGCTACCGATATTAATGGAAGAATGATCCAACAGGCAAAGAAAGGGGCTTTCTGTTTAGCAAATATGCAGCAGTACACAAAAAACTATATGGAAGCCGGTGGAACTAAATCCTTTTCAGAATATTATAAGGTGGCAGGCGGACAGGCCGTTTTTAATCCGCTACTGCAGAAAAACATTGTTTTTGCCGAGCATAATTTAGTGACAGATACCTCATTTAATGAGTTTGATATTATCATCTGTCGAAATGTATTAATTTATTTTAATCAGACCTTACAAAACGAGGTTCATAAGCTATTTTATGAAAGTCTTAGTTTATACGGTTTTCTATGTTTAGGCAAAAGAGAGGGGGTTCGACTTACTACTTATGGAAAATTCTATGATGAAACTGACGCAACAGAAAAACTATACCGAAAAATCCAATAA
- a CDS encoding sugar ABC transporter substrate-binding protein, with the protein MSRKRKLWFITVLALCIVISGTFIYKQFIKDKPKVVVILMDSNYEYWDIVSAGAEKGFKDFEMNGKVVAPKNGTVKEQIELLDEALKEKPDALVIAPAHSDIFPKLEEFHTADIPIFFIQTDEKWDKKTAYIGTDNFELGEKEGILMASQLQPGEKVVLLGRQMKFESERLAGARASLEGAGIQIVAEYNQLSESIDNLNEVAKVMNSILQEHPDLKGVVTSTDYVALPAIKVVQELGVDVPVMGTGGILEMLQFVKEGVVPITISLNPYDMGYLSVETSARVVNGEKVDKEIYTGIDIVTKGNAEQRLTFYQKVIKGN; encoded by the coding sequence ATGTCCAGAAAAAGAAAGCTATGGTTTATTACCGTCTTGGCCTTATGCATCGTTATTTCAGGTACGTTTATTTATAAGCAATTTATTAAAGACAAACCAAAAGTTGTTGTTATTTTAATGGATTCTAATTATGAATATTGGGATATTGTCAGTGCAGGTGCTGAAAAAGGCTTTAAAGACTTTGAAATGAACGGCAAGGTTGTTGCCCCTAAAAATGGAACGGTGAAAGAACAGATCGAGCTTTTAGATGAGGCTTTAAAAGAAAAGCCGGATGCATTAGTTATTGCCCCAGCGCATTCGGATATTTTTCCAAAACTAGAGGAGTTTCACACAGCGGATATTCCTATCTTTTTCATCCAGACAGATGAAAAATGGGATAAGAAAACGGCCTATATTGGAACCGATAACTTTGAATTAGGAGAAAAGGAAGGAATCTTAATGGCTTCCCAGCTCCAGCCAGGGGAAAAAGTAGTCCTTCTTGGTAGACAGATGAAGTTTGAATCCGAACGATTAGCAGGTGCAAGAGCAAGTTTGGAAGGGGCTGGTATCCAAATCGTTGCGGAATACAATCAGTTATCAGAGAGTATTGATAATTTAAATGAGGTTGCTAAAGTGATGAACTCGATTCTGCAGGAACACCCGGACCTTAAAGGAGTTGTCACCTCAACTGATTATGTAGCACTTCCCGCTATAAAAGTGGTACAAGAACTAGGGGTCGATGTACCTGTTATGGGAACAGGAGGCATATTAGAGATGCTTCAATTTGTTAAAGAAGGTGTAGTCCCGATAACCATCTCGCTAAATCCGTATGATATGGGTTACTTAAGCGTGGAAACTTCTGCAAGGGTGGTCAATGGAGAAAAGGTAGATAAAGAGATATACACTGGAATTGATATCGTTACAAAAGGGAACGCAGAACAAAGATTAACATTTTATCAAAAAGTAATAAAAGGCAACTAA
- a CDS encoding SRPBCC family protein, whose product MNDYGTLHEANGRYVLKFERLFSHNLEDVFLVITDPNSFSQWYPFATGEMDLRLGGKIAFDDGEGTTYTGIITELEQPYLFGFREVDDLVNISLQGEDKGCRMIFTHTFDDDSWAIHTAAGWHRCLDVLVQIVKGEPIKWHENSSKLRQIYSQLFKIAR is encoded by the coding sequence ATGAATGACTATGGTACACTACATGAGGCAAACGGTCGTTATGTTTTAAAGTTCGAACGATTATTTTCTCATAATCTAGAAGATGTTTTCCTTGTAATTACAGATCCTAATTCCTTCTCCCAATGGTACCCTTTTGCTACAGGGGAGATGGATCTCAGACTTGGTGGCAAGATTGCCTTCGATGATGGGGAAGGGACGACATATACTGGTATCATCACAGAGTTAGAACAGCCCTATTTGTTTGGTTTCCGCGAGGTGGATGATCTAGTAAACATTTCATTGCAGGGTGAGGATAAAGGTTGCCGAATGATCTTTACCCATACTTTCGACGATGATTCTTGGGCAATTCATACCGCTGCAGGATGGCATAGATGCCTAGATGTATTGGTTCAAATCGTTAAGGGTGAACCAATTAAATGGCATGAGAATTCATCAAAGCTTCGTCAAATCTATAGTCAATTATTTAAGATAGCTCGTTAA
- a CDS encoding cytochrome d ubiquinol oxidase subunit II, producing the protein MTDALIAVTVLWGFVFIYAVMATMDFGAGFWSMIYMNREKTKATNIANRYLSPTWEVTNTFIVALVVAIYSLFPTAAYTLGTILIIPGSIILLLLALRSAFLVFSNIAIEFKKPLTYISGITGIIIPGLLISVLPITHGEFVDYGNGAANLNLQRLFTSPNVYAFIGFAISSTLFLSSLLLADYSKASNEMKAYQIYLRDGKILGPITLLMAFLIMLTLPNEAEWLYNRMMDDFPLLFLSVGFFLIIGIGLYAPSPFQKGVKGMPRLSVIAVTIQYLIASYVYGKAHLPYIIYPNVTIHSAFTDPNSFRAVFITYIIGFAILFPGFIYFWSIFMNDKRYLRQKQ; encoded by the coding sequence ATGACTGATGCTCTTATTGCGGTTACCGTGTTATGGGGGTTTGTCTTCATTTATGCTGTCATGGCAACGATGGATTTTGGTGCTGGTTTTTGGTCAATGATTTACATGAATCGAGAAAAAACGAAAGCAACCAATATTGCTAACAGGTATTTATCCCCGACTTGGGAAGTGACAAATACATTTATTGTTGCATTAGTTGTAGCGATCTATAGTCTTTTTCCAACTGCAGCATACACTCTAGGCACGATCCTGATTATTCCAGGAAGCATCATTTTGCTTTTACTGGCATTGCGAAGCGCATTTTTAGTATTTTCTAATATTGCCATCGAATTTAAGAAGCCATTAACGTACATATCAGGTATTACTGGCATAATCATTCCTGGTCTATTAATTAGTGTATTGCCCATTACACATGGAGAATTTGTTGATTACGGGAACGGTGCAGCGAATTTAAATTTACAGAGGCTTTTTACAAGCCCAAATGTATATGCTTTTATTGGTTTTGCTATCAGCAGTACTCTTTTTCTCTCATCTTTATTGTTAGCGGATTACTCGAAAGCATCGAATGAAATGAAGGCCTATCAAATATATCTTCGCGATGGGAAAATATTAGGACCCATAACCTTACTAATGGCCTTTCTCATTATGCTTACATTACCAAATGAGGCTGAGTGGTTATACAATCGAATGATGGACGACTTTCCATTATTATTTCTCTCAGTTGGCTTCTTTTTGATTATAGGGATTGGATTATATGCCCCTTCTCCTTTTCAGAAGGGAGTCAAGGGGATGCCAAGACTCTCTGTAATTGCAGTAACAATCCAATACCTCATTGCAAGTTATGTATATGGAAAAGCACATTTGCCGTATATCATCTACCCTAATGTGACCATTCACTCGGCTTTTACAGACCCTAATTCATTTAGAGCTGTATTTATTACCTATATAATCGGATTTGCGATTCTCTTTCCTGGCTTTATTTACTTTTGGAGTATTTTTATGAATGATAAAAGATATTTACGGCAAAAGCAGTAA
- a CDS encoding low molecular weight protein-tyrosine-phosphatase, whose amino-acid sequence MNVLFVCLGNICRSPMAEALFRHLIKKENLTNKITVDSAATSPWQIGFPPHAGTLTILKKYNITSDGLVGRRLKKEDFWKFDYIIGMDKSNIKDIYRITGKPNHPKIIRLLDLTKYKKDIPDPFYTNNFEETFHLVSVGCQALLNKIRREQKP is encoded by the coding sequence TTGAACGTTTTATTTGTGTGCCTGGGGAATATTTGCCGGTCACCGATGGCTGAAGCCTTGTTTCGTCACTTAATCAAAAAAGAAAATTTGACAAACAAAATTACAGTTGATTCCGCTGCAACCAGCCCATGGCAAATCGGCTTCCCTCCACACGCAGGAACTCTTACTATTCTAAAAAAATACAATATAACTTCCGATGGGCTTGTTGGACGCCGACTAAAGAAAGAAGACTTTTGGAAGTTCGATTATATTATTGGTATGGACAAAAGCAATATAAAAGATATTTACAGGATAACCGGCAAGCCGAATCATCCAAAGATTATTAGACTACTCGACCTGACCAAATACAAGAAAGACATCCCTGATCCATTTTACACAAATAATTTTGAGGAAACCTTCCATCTTGTTTCAGTAGGTTGCCAGGCATTACTCAATAAAATACGTAGGGAACAAAAACCATAA